The Bubalus bubalis isolate 160015118507 breed Murrah chromosome 16, NDDB_SH_1, whole genome shotgun sequence genome window below encodes:
- the LOC102404501 gene encoding olfactory receptor 481-like — protein sequence MEIGNHTMVTEFVILGLTEHPTLCSIFFVVFVGIYVATILGNISIITLIHGTPQLHTPMYLFLSHLAFVDIGYSSSVTPIMIVSFLEVKTTIPVAGCIAQLGSDVIFGTAECFLLAAMAYDRYVAICSPLLYSTHMSPRVCVILLIASYLGGCVNASSFIGCLLSLTFCGPNKINHFFCDLPPLVKLSCTHVYVAEISPAISAGSIIVITLFTIIVSYLHILHSILKMRSTEGRSKAFSTCTSHLTAVTLFYGTVTFVYVIPKSSYSPDHIKVVSVFYTVVIPMLNPLIYSLRNKEVKEAMRKLMTKIHQSF from the coding sequence ATGGAGATTGGAAACCACACAATGGTGACAGAATTCGTTATTTTGGGGTTAACGGAGCATCCTACACTTTGCTCCATCTTCTTTGTGGTTTTTGTAGGAATCTATGTTGCTACCATATTGGGCAATATCAGCATTATCACATTAATTCACGGAACCCCTCAGCTTCACACCCCGATGTATCTATTCCTCAGCCATCTGGCCTTTGTGGACATTGGTTACTCCTCATCAGTCACACCTATTATGATTGTGAGTTTCCTAGAAGTAAAGACTACTATCCCAGTTGCTGGCTGTATAGCTCAGCTTGGCTCTGATGTTATCTTTGGAACAGCTGAGTGCTTCCTTTTGGCTGCCATGGCCTATGATCGCTACGTGGCCATCTGTTCGCCACTTCTATACTCTACACACATGTCTCCCAGGGTCTGCGTCATCTTACTGATTGCTTCCTACCTGGGAGGATGTGTGAATGCTTCATCATTTATCGGATGTTTACTGAGCCTGACTTTCTGTGGACCAAATAAAATCAACCATTTCTTCTGTGACCTGCCACCACTAGTGAAGCTCTCTTGTACCCATGTTTATGTTGCCGAAATATCTCCTGCCATCTCAGCTGGGTCAATAATTGTAATCACACTGTTTACCATAATTGTTTCATATCTACACATCCTCCACTCAATTCTGAAGATGCGCTCTACAGAGGGAAGGTCCAAGGCCTTCTCTACTTGCACTTCCCACCTCACTGCAGTCACTTTGTTTTATGGGACAGTCACATTTGTTTATGTCATACCGAAGTCAAGCTACTCACCTGACCACATCAAAGTGGTATCTGTCTTCTACACAGTGGTGATCCCCATGTTGAACCCTCTGATCTACAGTCTGAGGAACAAAGAGGTGAAAGAGGCCATGAGAAAACTGATGACTAAAATACATCAGTCATTTTGA